In a genomic window of Kluyveromyces marxianus DMKU3-1042 DNA, complete genome, chromosome 7:
- the MEP3 gene encoding ammonium permease MEP3 — protein MVSLWTETYEGATVAFLIIGCALVFIMVPGLGFLYSGLARRKSALALIWAVIMATLVGIVQWYFWGYSLAFSKTAINHKFIGDLKSFGFRNVYGYADPKNPTSYPELAFACFQGLFMCVTLSIVAGATAERGRLLPHMVFLFCFATLVYCPVTFWVWCSDGWAYRWGVLDWAGGGPVEILSAVGGFVYSAFLGKRHENQLLNFRPHNVSMVTLGTSLLWFGWLGFNACTSLDPNMKSVFALMNTNLSAATGGMTWCLLDYRLEKKWSTVGLCSGIICGLVAATPSSGCITFYGSVIQGITAGVVCNFSTKIKYYLKVDDAMDILAEHGVAGIVGLIFNGFFAADWIIGSDGVTEHDGGWLTQNWKQMYKQIAYVGAVCGYGAVVTAIICFILNKIPGLHLRTTEEAEDRGMDEDQIGEFAYDYVEVRRDYYSWGVPNDSDSGNEKTTGNQN, from the coding sequence ATGGTATCGTTATGGACTGAAACTTATGAAGGTGCTACAGTCGCATTCCTAATAATAGGATGCGCGCTTGTGTTCATCATGGTACCCGGTTTGGGTTTCCTATATTCGGGGCTCGCGAGAAGAAAGTCCGCTTTAGCTTTAATATGGGCAGTTATAATGGCCACCCTTGTAGGCATAGTACAGTGGTACTTCTGGGGTTACTCATTAGCCTTCTCGAAAACAGCCATCAATCATAAATTCATCGGAGATCTCAAGTCGTTTGGGTTTCGGAATGTTTACGGATACGCAGACCCAAAAAATCCAACGTCATACCCAGAACTGGCGTTTGCGTGTTTCCAAGGTTTGTTCATGTGTGTGACCTTGAGTATTGTTGCGGGAGCCACTGCAGAGAGAGGTAGACTTTTACCACATATGGTCTTCTTATTTTGTTTCGCAACCTTGGTGTACTGCCCAGTGACTTTCTGGGTCTGGTGCAGTGATGGTTGGGCATATAGATGGGGTGTTTTAGACTGGGCTGGTGGTGGGCCAGTGGAAATCTTGAGTGCTGTAGGTGGATTTGTTTATTCAGCATTTTTGGGTAAGCGTCATGAAAACCAGTTGCTCAATTTCAGACCTCATAACGTTTCTATGGTGACCTTAGGTACCAGTTTACTATGGTTCGGTTGGTTGGGTTTCAACGCCTGCACCAGTTTAGATCCAAACATGAAATCTGTGTTCGCACTAATGAACACAAATTTGAGTGCAGCCACTGGTGGTATGACTTGGTGCCTATTAGATTATAgacttgaaaagaaatggTCCACTGTCGGGCTTTGTTCCGGTATCATTTGTGGTTTAGTCGCCGCAACTCCAAGCTCCGGATGTATTACATTCTACGGTTCAGTAATACAGGGTATTACTGCGGGTGTCGTTTGTAACTTTTCCACTAAAATCAAGTACTACTTAAAAGTCGATGATGCGATGGATATTTTGGCAGAGCACGGCGTTGCTGGTATTGTAGGACTCATCTTCAACGGATTCTTTGCCGCAGATTGGATCATAGGATCTGACGGTGTGACAGAACATGATGGTGGATGGTTAACTCAAAATTGGAAGCAAATGTACAAGCAAATTGCCTACGTTGGAGCTGTGTGCGGGTACGGTGCTGTTGTTACTGCAATCATCTGCttcattttgaataaaATTCCAGGTCTTCATTTAAGAACTACcgaagaagcagaagataGAGGTATGGATGAAGACCAGATCGGAGAGTTCGCTTACGATTACGTTGAAGTCAGAAGAGACTATTATTCTTGGGGAGTACCTAATGACTCTGACTCGGGAAATGAAAAAACTACCGGAAATCAGAATTGA